From Dehalococcoidales bacterium, the proteins below share one genomic window:
- a CDS encoding MBL fold metallo-hydrolase translates to MSGTEEVAENIYMIDDHLYSMTEFGSVYLIDEDKKALIDTGPTPSAGFVLDGLKELGVSPGDIDYIVIT, encoded by the coding sequence GTGTCCGGTACTGAAGAAGTAGCCGAAAACATCTATATGATTGATGACCATCTTTATTCTATGACGGAGTTCGGCAGTGTTTACCTGATTGATGAAGATAAAAAGGCGCTGATTGATACCGGGCCGACCCCTTCCGCCGGATTTGTCCTTGACGGGCTTAAAGAACTGGGTGTGAGTCCCGGAGACATCGACTATATTGTTATCACT